From the Candidatus Peribacteria bacterium genome, one window contains:
- a CDS encoding heavy metal translocating P-type ATPase: MTTQKCDLTITGMHCASCAALITRKLKKTPGVEDASVNYGAEKARITYDPAKVSEHDLMHVVHKTGYGAEPQHHGHHGVELDRTRREKETAEYRTKFFIGLILSMPMLVFMMIAFFPASPLFETFMPYMGIASLILATPVQFWLGSGFFKGFISSLRMGTFSMDSLIAIGTYTAYLYSLYNLFVHVFAQGTIIGTVHDLYFEVAAFLITFVLLGKWMEARAKGKTSEAIQKLMNLQAKTARVIRDGQTMDIPMAEVIAGDIVIVRPGEKIPVDGIVLKGLTSVDESMLTGESIPVEKKEGDRVFGATINGNGTLEFRAEKVGSETALAQIIRFVEEAQGSKAPIQDFADKVSSWFVPVVIVIAIITLIGWMVAGMTLSFSILSAVSVLVIACPCALGLATPTAIMVATGKGAENGILIRGGEPLEAVNNISAIVFDKTGTLTKGKPEVTDIVAFVGNADDLLAIAASLEQGSEHPLAESIVQHATAKSVTLSEVEAFQAIPGHGVEGSIGGEKYLLGNRALMQKEGIDMKEQEAAMQQLEEAGKTAMILATTQKVIGIIAVADTVKDTSKEAVQQLKMMDIEVYMMTGDNRRTAEAIAKHVGIDHVLADVLPADKANEIKKLQAIGKKVVMVGDGINDSPALAQAELGIAMGSGTDIAMETGGIVLVKNDLRDVVTAIKLSRATVTKIRQNMFFALFYNIVGIPIAARLFMGFGIVLRPELAGLAMAFSSVSVVSNSLLLKGFHPNKRNILSDAAPLIMTIGFAALFFFFARVSS, encoded by the coding sequence ATGACTACCCAAAAATGCGATCTCACCATTACCGGCATGCACTGCGCCAGCTGCGCCGCGCTCATTACCCGCAAACTGAAGAAGACACCGGGCGTGGAAGATGCCAGCGTGAATTATGGTGCGGAAAAAGCACGCATCACCTACGACCCTGCAAAAGTATCCGAGCATGACCTGATGCATGTTGTGCACAAAACAGGCTACGGCGCAGAGCCCCAGCATCACGGACATCATGGTGTAGAGCTGGATCGCACACGCAGAGAGAAAGAAACGGCAGAGTACCGGACAAAATTTTTCATCGGCCTCATCCTCAGCATGCCGATGCTGGTCTTTATGATGATCGCGTTTTTCCCGGCGTCCCCTCTTTTCGAAACATTCATGCCTTACATGGGAATCGCCTCACTCATACTTGCAACGCCGGTACAGTTTTGGCTTGGCTCCGGTTTCTTCAAAGGATTTATATCGAGCCTGCGCATGGGAACCTTCAGCATGGACAGCCTGATTGCGATTGGAACGTACACCGCGTATCTCTACAGTTTGTATAATTTATTTGTTCATGTTTTTGCGCAAGGAACAATCATTGGCACTGTTCATGACCTGTATTTTGAGGTCGCCGCATTCCTGATTACCTTCGTCCTCCTCGGGAAATGGATGGAAGCGCGGGCCAAAGGCAAAACATCCGAAGCGATTCAGAAACTGATGAATCTGCAGGCAAAAACCGCACGTGTCATCCGTGATGGCCAAACGATGGATATTCCTATGGCAGAAGTGATTGCCGGCGATATTGTGATTGTCCGTCCCGGTGAAAAAATTCCTGTGGACGGCATTGTGCTGAAAGGACTTACATCGGTGGATGAATCGATGCTGACCGGCGAAAGTATTCCGGTCGAGAAAAAAGAAGGTGACAGAGTGTTTGGTGCCACCATAAACGGCAACGGCACTCTTGAATTCCGCGCGGAGAAAGTCGGCAGCGAGACCGCACTCGCGCAGATTATCCGCTTTGTGGAGGAGGCACAGGGATCCAAAGCACCCATTCAGGATTTTGCGGACAAAGTATCCTCGTGGTTTGTGCCGGTGGTGATTGTCATCGCCATCATCACGCTCATCGGCTGGATGGTTGCCGGTATGACGCTCTCATTTTCGATCCTCTCCGCCGTCTCGGTCCTTGTGATCGCCTGCCCCTGCGCCCTCGGCCTCGCCACCCCGACTGCCATTATGGTCGCAACAGGCAAAGGTGCGGAGAATGGTATTCTCATCCGCGGAGGAGAACCGCTGGAAGCGGTGAACAACATCAGTGCGATTGTGTTTGATAAGACGGGAACATTAACCAAAGGCAAACCTGAGGTCACCGATATCGTCGCATTCGTTGGTAACGCAGATGATCTTCTCGCCATCGCCGCATCACTCGAACAGGGTTCCGAACATCCGCTGGCAGAAAGCATTGTCCAGCATGCTACAGCCAAAAGTGTCACACTGAGCGAAGTTGAAGCATTCCAGGCAATCCCCGGCCACGGCGTCGAAGGATCGATCGGCGGAGAAAAATATCTGCTGGGCAACCGCGCGCTGATGCAGAAAGAAGGCATTGATATGAAAGAGCAGGAGGCTGCGATGCAACAGCTGGAAGAAGCGGGAAAGACCGCGATGATTCTTGCAACCACACAGAAAGTGATCGGCATCATTGCCGTTGCCGATACCGTAAAAGACACATCAAAGGAAGCAGTGCAGCAATTAAAAATGATGGACATCGAGGTGTATATGATGACCGGCGATAACAGGCGGACTGCCGAAGCCATTGCGAAGCATGTCGGCATTGATCACGTGCTTGCCGACGTTCTTCCTGCAGATAAAGCGAATGAAATCAAAAAGCTGCAAGCGATCGGCAAGAAAGTCGTGATGGTCGGTGACGGCATCAACGACAGTCCCGCACTTGCACAGGCAGAACTGGGCATCGCAATGGGAAGCGGCACGGATATCGCAATGGAAACAGGCGGCATAGTGCTCGTAAAAAATGATCTGCGCGATGTGGTCACTGCCATCAAACTCAGCCGCGCAACTGTCACGAAGATCCGTCAGAACATGTTCTTCGCGCTCTTCTATAACATTGTCGGCATTCCCATTGCCGCGCGTCTGTTTATGGGATTTGGCATTGTACTGCGACCGGAACTGGCGGGTCTGGCGATGGCGTTCAGCTCGGTGTCGGTCGTCTCAAACTCACTCCTCCTGAAAGGATTCCATCCGAACAAGAGAAATATTCTGTCCGATGCGGCACCCCTCATTATGACAATCGGCTTTGCGGCGCTCTTCTTCTTTTTCGCCCGCGTCAGCTCCTGA
- a CDS encoding metal-sensing transcriptional repressor has translation MKDDAKKKTLAAIKRLEGLTVKLRKDVEDDVYCVDVLEIALAMQGHIKHIQSAVLESHLQTCAVKKMSSDADKDKFIDEIIKVVGLSKR, from the coding sequence GAAAGACGATGCAAAAAAGAAAACACTCGCTGCCATCAAGAGGCTGGAGGGCTTAACGGTAAAATTGCGCAAAGACGTCGAAGACGATGTCTATTGTGTCGATGTTCTGGAAATTGCTCTGGCTATGCAGGGCCACATCAAACATATCCAGTCAGCGGTTCTCGAAAGCCATCTTCAAACCTGTGCGGTCAAAAAAATGTCTTCTGATGCTGACAAAGACAAATTTATCGATGAAATTATTAAAGTTGTCGGCCTCTCCAAACGTTAA
- a CDS encoding heavy-metal-associated domain-containing protein: protein MKTSVSIPGIHCEGCAMLIKDVSKDDASIQDVAVDLMTKTVVIDHDDEFDLDTWTKEIESLNPVYKVLPVA from the coding sequence ATGAAAACCTCTGTCTCTATCCCCGGTATCCATTGCGAAGGCTGTGCCATGCTTATTAAAGACGTCAGCAAGGATGATGCATCCATTCAGGATGTCGCTGTCGACCTGATGACCAAGACTGTCGTCATTGATCATGATGACGAGTTTGATCTGGATACATGGACCAAAGAAATTGAAAGCCTGAATCCTGTGTACAAAGTTCTTCCTGTAGCATGA